Proteins found in one Solitalea lacus genomic segment:
- a CDS encoding FecR family protein, protein MMNKPNNTGNPEWEQVLCALAQGDEINPDRLNQLSDEERGFIAELVDKRQLTKAVSQLHEIDLQKDWLAVKTQVDRLNASGRVFQLKNWLLHYAAVLILPLTILGALYFGLKNNDKIAQSSTVAQKEAGDRGKATLILGDGKKVELTANQVITNSDGARIRSDSSNALVYESEQNVGDKASYNTLIIPKGGSYKLMLEDGTEIWVNADSRLKYQVNFDVTKTREVFLESGEAYFKVAKNPDKPFIVHNRNMDIRVLGTSFNVNAYSKSIQTTLVEGKVKISVNNSQNLDLTPGQQASFDELTGSLEKQDVDVYSFVAWKDDIIAFDNVTMEGLMEQIGRLYDYDIQFKDESLKKLHYSGSADKSESVRDVLNIIQRTSNLQFTIKERSIIIEKMKRK, encoded by the coding sequence ATGATGAATAAACCAAACAATACCGGTAACCCGGAGTGGGAGCAAGTTCTTTGTGCTTTAGCGCAAGGAGATGAAATAAATCCTGATCGGCTTAATCAATTGAGTGATGAAGAAAGAGGATTTATTGCAGAACTGGTGGATAAAAGACAATTAACTAAGGCGGTATCTCAGCTACATGAAATTGATTTACAAAAAGATTGGCTGGCTGTTAAAACTCAAGTTGATAGATTGAATGCATCTGGGAGAGTATTCCAATTAAAGAACTGGTTGTTGCATTATGCTGCAGTGTTAATATTGCCATTAACCATTTTGGGTGCATTATATTTTGGATTAAAGAATAATGATAAGATAGCACAAAGCTCTACTGTTGCCCAAAAGGAAGCCGGAGATCGCGGAAAAGCAACATTAATTCTTGGTGATGGGAAAAAAGTGGAGTTAACCGCTAATCAGGTTATCACAAACTCCGACGGCGCAAGAATTCGGTCTGATTCTTCAAATGCTTTAGTTTATGAGTCGGAGCAAAATGTTGGTGACAAGGCTAGTTATAATACACTTATAATTCCTAAAGGCGGATCATACAAATTAATGCTGGAGGATGGAACGGAGATTTGGGTAAATGCTGATTCCCGTTTAAAGTATCAGGTGAATTTTGATGTGACCAAAACCAGAGAAGTGTTTCTTGAAAGTGGCGAGGCTTATTTTAAAGTGGCCAAAAATCCGGATAAACCTTTCATTGTTCACAATAGAAATATGGACATCCGAGTGTTGGGTACGTCATTTAATGTAAATGCCTATTCTAAAAGCATTCAAACTACTCTAGTTGAAGGCAAGGTAAAGATAAGTGTTAATAATAGTCAGAATTTGGATTTAACACCAGGACAACAGGCAAGTTTTGATGAGTTAACAGGAAGCCTTGAGAAACAGGATGTGGATGTGTATTCGTTTGTTGCCTGGAAGGATGACATTATTGCCTTTGATAATGTTACAATGGAGGGCTTAATGGAGCAAATAGGCCGTTTATATGACTACGATATTCAATTTAAAGACGAAAGCTTAAAGAAATTGCATTATTCGGGCAGCGCTGATAAGTCAGAGTCTGTACGAGATGTATTAAATATCATTCAAAGAACTTCAAATCTTCAGTTCACCATAAAAGAAAGGAGCATTATAATAGAAAAAATGAAGAGAAAATAA
- a CDS encoding SusC/RagA family TonB-linked outer membrane protein — MKKVYEKTIPISNTLKDSFKKASFLVLLLFAFSANMMAQSLPKVSLNVKGAQVSKVIAALKKQVKFHIVYNHEEVNVLPKVTMKVKDQPLEKVLEQILTGSNLEYTVQSNTVIIGPKQLRDDKASVVRKKLAISGVVVDEDKRPLYYASIGEIGSTNGTFTDANGHFELSVSENAVLSITYLGMIPLKVSVAGKTNFNNIVMKLNSVGIKEVVVSTGIFKKTDQSFTGASTTVTAKELQQFGNRNIITALRNIDPSFNIVESNVFGSNPNRLPEIQIRGNSSLPNVNDLQDQTRVGLNTPLIILDGFQSTLQKMLDINENEVESITILKDASATAIYGSRGANGVVVITTKAPAAGKLRINYRGDVNVEAPDLSAYSVLDARDKLALEEAVGLYNNARAENDVPLKRYYGFLLNEVNSGVNTYWLSKPLTTGVGQRHNIRLEGGDQTFRYSASMQLNDIKGVMKESGRKTYNGTINLSYTYKKVRFSNNLMIVDGNSANSPYGDFSEYVRMNPYWRAYDENGNVIKFLGNPGNQDYSNRWSTLPTNPLYNATLNVFDKTKNAELTNNTSIELPILQDLIVRGRVGITKGQSQTDKFRPAEHTAFANYTDIDIFRKGDYSYSVANSLSYDASVNLSYSKTFENNNTLFGGLDYNVRQSQASGYSFLAEGFTNANLDFISMAQQYAKDGKPTGSEGLSRAVGITGNINYIYDNRYFVDGSMRIDGSSQFGSKKRFAPFWSAGLGWNMHNENFLKNSKVINRLKIRGSFGLTGSQNFSSYQALSSYRYYTDDRYFNWNGSYLMGLGNEDLKWQQTMNYDIGIDGEFLDRRLKLTADYYIEKTNDLVSSVNLPASNGFTSYIENIGKMENRGLELKATAFLIRNMDRAFTWSVTMAMIHNKNKIVQISQALKDAQKAIENSTGAAPSTLYREGFSTNAIWVVPSLGIDPSTGKELYLGKDGLPTYTWSPANLEAVGSTEPVIRGNFSTMVRYKNLSLNAAFGYRTGGQLYNQTLIDKVENANYNYNVDSRVYDNRWKNPGDNAAFKGLLVTAATSRTSRFVQDEGTINCQNINLMYDLRSKYLNKHLGLDILSVSASVADAFYISTVRQERGTQYPFSRQFSLRISTTF, encoded by the coding sequence ATGAAAAAAGTTTACGAAAAAACTATTCCAATTTCAAACACATTAAAAGACAGTTTCAAAAAAGCCAGTTTTTTGGTTTTATTGCTTTTTGCCTTTTCTGCTAACATGATGGCTCAATCACTTCCCAAAGTAAGCCTTAATGTTAAAGGTGCTCAAGTATCGAAAGTTATTGCTGCTCTTAAGAAGCAAGTTAAATTTCATATTGTTTATAATCACGAAGAAGTAAATGTCCTGCCTAAGGTAACAATGAAAGTAAAGGACCAACCGCTTGAAAAGGTGTTGGAGCAAATACTTACTGGTTCTAATTTAGAATATACAGTACAATCAAATACAGTTATCATTGGTCCGAAACAGTTGAGGGATGATAAGGCCTCTGTTGTACGCAAAAAGTTAGCCATATCTGGGGTGGTTGTTGATGAGGATAAAAGGCCTCTGTATTATGCGAGTATTGGTGAGATAGGTTCAACTAATGGGACTTTTACTGACGCAAATGGACATTTTGAATTGAGCGTATCGGAGAATGCCGTTCTCAGTATTACTTATTTAGGAATGATTCCTTTAAAAGTTTCGGTAGCAGGTAAAACTAACTTCAATAATATAGTAATGAAGTTAAATAGTGTGGGGATAAAGGAAGTAGTTGTATCTACTGGTATTTTTAAAAAGACAGATCAGAGCTTTACAGGAGCTTCAACCACCGTTACCGCTAAAGAATTACAACAATTTGGTAACCGAAATATTATTACCGCACTTCGAAATATAGATCCTTCATTTAATATTGTTGAAAGCAATGTTTTTGGCTCCAATCCAAACCGTTTACCAGAGATTCAGATTAGAGGTAATTCAAGTTTGCCTAATGTGAACGACTTACAAGACCAAACGCGAGTTGGATTAAATACCCCACTAATTATTTTGGATGGCTTTCAATCTACGCTTCAAAAAATGTTGGATATCAACGAAAATGAGGTGGAATCGATAACCATTTTAAAGGATGCTTCAGCTACGGCTATCTATGGATCAAGAGGAGCTAACGGTGTGGTTGTGATTACAACCAAGGCTCCTGCTGCAGGTAAACTTAGAATAAATTATCGTGGAGATGTTAATGTTGAGGCTCCAGATTTAAGTGCTTATAGTGTTTTGGATGCTAGAGATAAACTGGCTTTGGAAGAAGCTGTAGGGTTATATAACAATGCTAGGGCTGAAAATGATGTTCCATTAAAACGTTACTATGGATTCCTTTTAAATGAAGTTAATAGTGGTGTTAATACTTACTGGTTGTCCAAACCCTTAACAACTGGAGTAGGTCAACGCCATAACATTCGCTTAGAAGGAGGAGACCAAACTTTTCGTTATTCGGCGTCTATGCAACTGAATGATATTAAGGGAGTAATGAAAGAGTCGGGGCGTAAAACATATAATGGTACCATTAACTTGTCTTATACTTATAAGAAGGTAAGATTTAGTAATAATTTAATGATTGTGGACGGAAATTCGGCCAATTCTCCTTATGGTGATTTTAGCGAATACGTTCGTATGAACCCATACTGGCGAGCTTATGATGAAAATGGTAATGTGATCAAGTTTTTAGGTAATCCCGGAAACCAAGATTATTCAAATCGCTGGTCAACATTGCCAACAAATCCATTATATAACGCAACGCTCAACGTTTTTGATAAAACCAAAAACGCTGAACTAACTAACAATACTTCAATAGAATTACCAATTCTTCAAGATTTAATTGTAAGAGGACGTGTAGGGATAACAAAAGGGCAAAGTCAAACAGACAAATTCAGGCCTGCCGAGCATACGGCATTTGCAAATTATACCGATATCGACATTTTCAGAAAAGGAGATTATAGCTATAGTGTTGCAAACAGTTTGTCATATGATGCATCGGTGAACTTAAGTTATTCAAAAACTTTTGAGAATAACAATACATTATTTGGCGGCCTTGACTATAACGTTCGTCAAAGTCAGGCGTCGGGCTATAGTTTTTTGGCGGAAGGTTTTACAAATGCAAACCTCGACTTTATTTCAATGGCTCAGCAATATGCTAAGGACGGAAAGCCTACCGGTTCTGAAGGTCTTTCGAGAGCAGTTGGCATAACAGGAAACATAAACTATATATACGATAACCGATACTTTGTTGACGGATCAATGCGTATTGACGGATCTTCACAATTTGGGTCTAAGAAAAGATTTGCGCCATTCTGGTCTGCGGGTTTGGGATGGAATATGCATAATGAGAACTTTTTGAAAAACTCTAAAGTGATCAACCGATTAAAGATTCGCGGTTCATTTGGTTTAACCGGTTCGCAGAACTTTAGTTCATATCAGGCACTTTCTTCTTATCGCTATTATACTGATGATCGCTACTTCAATTGGAATGGCTCTTATTTAATGGGGCTTGGAAACGAAGATTTGAAGTGGCAACAAACAATGAATTATGACATTGGTATTGATGGTGAGTTTTTGGATAGAAGACTAAAATTAACTGCTGATTACTACATTGAAAAAACCAATGACTTAGTTTCTTCTGTTAATCTTCCTGCATCTAATGGATTTACCAGTTATATCGAAAACATTGGTAAAATGGAGAACAGAGGTTTAGAATTAAAGGCCACAGCTTTTCTAATCCGTAATATGGACCGTGCCTTCACCTGGAGCGTTACAATGGCCATGATTCATAATAAAAATAAGATAGTTCAAATTTCTCAGGCATTAAAAGATGCACAAAAGGCAATTGAAAATTCAACCGGTGCAGCGCCAAGTACTTTATATAGAGAAGGCTTTTCAACTAATGCTATTTGGGTTGTTCCTTCGTTGGGTATTGATCCAAGTACAGGGAAAGAGCTTTATTTAGGAAAAGATGGATTGCCAACTTATACCTGGAGTCCAGCTAATCTTGAAGCTGTTGGATCAACTGAGCCTGTTATCCGAGGTAATTTCAGTACTATGGTTCGGTATAAGAACTTATCACTGAATGCCGCATTTGGTTACCGCACAGGAGGACAGTTATACAATCAGACATTGATTGATAAGGTTGAAAATGCCAATTATAACTATAATGTTGATTCTCGCGTGTATGACAATCGGTGGAAAAACCCTGGTGATAACGCTGCATTTAAAGGATTATTAGTTACTGCGGCAACCAGCAGGACTTCGCGTTTTGTTCAGGATGAGGGGACTATTAATTGTCAGAATATCAATTTAATGTATGACTTAAGGTCGAAGTATTTGAACAAACATCTTGGTTTGGATATTCTTTCGGTTTCTGCAAGTGTAGCTGATGCATTTTATATCTCTACCGTTAGGCAGGAACGTGGTACCCAGTATCCATTCTCCAGACAGTTCTCATTAAGAATTAGTACAACATTTTAA
- a CDS encoding RagB/SusD family nutrient uptake outer membrane protein, translating to MKNLKYIIVAVLALISTSCKDFLTVNPKTEMTQDVLFSTEAGFKDALSGVYIQMKGSDAYGMAMTMGTIEQIISSWDVTANSTPQKLGLFNYTDAGVEGSLATIYAAEYKIIASINAILNHVDERKDVFNTPGMYETIKAECLALRAYCHLDLLRLFGPIPTDPSTGNMLAYVTVLSKNPNQLIPFSQYQELLLKDLTEAEALLKDIDPITQYSLVQLRDPRATAAFNPADTYLAYRYYRMNYYAVKALQARAYLWFNNKEKAYECAKLVIDAKNNDGSAKFRLGTAVDMTNKDYVLTCEHICGLYDFNLYTKYVGNFANGLLKKGSTATSINTQLFGNTGTDIREANMWELITLANQSKCYVLKKYQMVEKPTNLASDFKQIPLLRISEMYMIAIEAGASADAQALWNTFRTSRNIAVTNLPADPTALKYELLKEYRKEFYGEGQAFFAYKRVNAPKANMLFVPAAATVNYLIPLPKTETINLN from the coding sequence ATGAAAAATCTAAAATATATTATCGTTGCCGTGCTAGCCTTGATAAGCACTTCCTGTAAGGATTTTTTAACGGTAAATCCTAAAACAGAGATGACCCAGGATGTGCTTTTTTCAACAGAAGCAGGATTTAAAGATGCTTTAAGCGGCGTTTACATTCAGATGAAGGGCTCTGATGCTTATGGTATGGCGATGACCATGGGTACAATTGAGCAGATCATCTCAAGTTGGGATGTGACGGCCAATAGCACGCCACAGAAATTAGGTCTTTTTAATTATACGGATGCTGGTGTTGAAGGATCACTAGCCACTATTTATGCTGCAGAATATAAAATTATAGCTAGCATTAACGCGATTTTGAATCATGTTGATGAAAGAAAGGATGTTTTTAACACACCTGGTATGTACGAAACCATTAAGGCAGAATGCTTGGCATTACGTGCTTATTGTCACTTAGACCTTTTGCGCTTATTTGGACCTATTCCTACAGATCCAAGCACTGGAAACATGTTGGCGTATGTTACAGTACTTTCTAAGAATCCTAATCAGTTAATTCCTTTTTCCCAATATCAGGAATTATTATTAAAAGACTTGACCGAAGCAGAAGCTCTACTGAAAGATATCGATCCGATTACTCAATACTCATTGGTTCAACTACGAGATCCTCGTGCGACAGCTGCGTTCAATCCTGCCGATACTTATTTAGCTTATCGTTATTACCGCATGAACTACTATGCCGTAAAGGCGTTACAAGCTCGTGCTTATTTGTGGTTCAATAATAAAGAGAAGGCATATGAATGCGCTAAATTGGTTATTGATGCCAAAAATAATGATGGTTCTGCAAAGTTTCGTTTAGGTACAGCGGTCGATATGACTAACAAGGATTATGTGCTCACTTGTGAACACATTTGCGGTTTGTATGATTTCAATCTGTATACAAAATATGTTGGAAACTTTGCAAATGGTTTATTGAAAAAAGGTTCGACAGCTACCTCCATTAACACTCAGCTATTTGGCAATACTGGAACTGACATTCGTGAGGCCAATATGTGGGAGCTCATTACTTTAGCCAATCAATCTAAGTGCTATGTGTTGAAGAAATATCAAATGGTGGAGAAGCCTACCAATTTGGCAAGTGATTTTAAGCAGATTCCGTTATTGCGTATCAGTGAAATGTACATGATTGCCATTGAAGCGGGAGCCTCTGCTGATGCACAAGCATTATGGAATACGTTCCGCACATCCAGAAATATTGCAGTTACTAATTTACCTGCCGACCCAACTGCATTAAAATATGAATTGTTGAAGGAGTACCGAAAAGAGTTTTATGGAGAGGGTCAGGCATTTTTTGCCTATAAACGTGTAAACGCACCAAAGGCAAACATGTTGTTTGTTCCAGCTGCAGCTACCGTTAACTACTTAATTCCATTGCCTAAAACGGAAACCATTAACCTTAATTAA
- a CDS encoding DUF4843 domain-containing protein: MKKIKYFVVALALLGLASCKEDDYYLFNDVARLQFGPDITRIYQPSFNLADTLKPYTFYYENPDVKQDTVFFDIYAIGGTSSKDRSFTLEQVQESGVNNAVAGTHYLAFANPAVSKNYVIKAGQIHSLVPVIILRDPSLKSANVTLKFNVVVNENFQLGEAKNLWRKIDLTDRLSQPAAWNASATQFYYGKYSTVKHQFMIQSTNQKWDQEFMATLPNDYALLQYYTGTLKNALVNYNNAHPGNMLRDEMGDLVVFP, from the coding sequence ATGAAAAAAATAAAATATTTCGTGGTGGCTCTGGCTTTATTAGGCCTGGCTTCTTGTAAGGAAGATGATTATTACCTCTTTAATGATGTGGCAAGGTTGCAGTTTGGTCCGGATATAACAAGAATTTATCAACCCAGCTTTAACCTGGCAGATACCTTAAAGCCCTATACTTTCTATTACGAAAATCCGGATGTAAAGCAGGATACGGTGTTTTTTGATATATATGCTATCGGTGGAACGTCATCAAAAGATCGCAGCTTTACACTTGAACAAGTACAGGAAAGTGGTGTTAATAACGCTGTTGCCGGAACGCATTATCTGGCTTTTGCCAATCCTGCGGTTAGTAAAAACTATGTGATTAAAGCAGGTCAGATTCACAGTTTGGTTCCGGTAATTATATTGCGTGATCCTTCTTTAAAAAGCGCAAATGTAACATTGAAGTTTAATGTTGTTGTTAATGAGAATTTTCAGCTTGGAGAAGCTAAGAATCTATGGCGAAAAATTGATTTAACAGATCGACTAAGTCAGCCGGCAGCCTGGAATGCATCCGCAACTCAATTTTATTATGGTAAGTATAGTACTGTTAAACATCAATTCATGATCCAAAGTACCAATCAAAAATGGGATCAGGAATTCATGGCGACGCTTCCTAATGATTATGCTTTGCTTCAGTATTATACGGGCACACTTAAAAATGCTTTGGTTAATTACAATAATGCTCATCCGGGAAATATGCTCAGAGATGAAATGGGTGACCTGGTTGTATTTCCATAA
- a CDS encoding PKD-like family lipoprotein: MKKLYTVFSLAMIFIIASCSEDIGNYEYSPVEVITIKGIDNSYTKLSGVERITLDPEVSTTANDADFEYFWGIYETNVQGYAPKIDTIAKTKALDYLIKQPAKGWVLVFRAKNKKTGYFQYVTSSVNVVTQYTRGWYVVKDDGTQTDVDLFKNPTNIIPETKVENVFSLVNGKKLNGKASLFSFLTAYKSSVTGVLGNTRALFVVSDNDATVVDINTFKEIRGFNSLFYESPSNKAPNFVTFASQANYFVNDGQVYAIYTMSANTGQFGVRKMRDNLNTPYKVSKYFMTYGFSDPIFFDETSSSFISSGATGNMVNAVSDAAATKMKANNNNKKLLFMGNKNTAPFSGYAVFQDKTDPNLKILSSITPALPNLTIINDTLKVADKLYNATNYTLLQGDENMLYFTVGNQVWSRNLSNKFEQLQYTVPAGEEITFIRHRKYTGSGAEAPYSYNYVMVGTKIGANYKVRMFTKTSGNLSANPVFTLDGTGSVGDVIYISPSISESTYTNTF; the protein is encoded by the coding sequence ATGAAGAAATTATATACAGTATTTAGTCTTGCAATGATCTTCATCATTGCAAGTTGTTCTGAAGATATTGGTAATTATGAATATTCACCTGTAGAAGTAATTACTATTAAGGGTATCGATAATTCATACACGAAACTTTCAGGGGTGGAAAGAATCACTTTAGATCCTGAAGTTTCAACAACAGCTAATGATGCCGATTTTGAATATTTCTGGGGTATCTATGAGACCAATGTTCAGGGTTATGCTCCGAAAATTGACACTATCGCTAAAACTAAAGCCTTAGACTATTTAATTAAGCAGCCTGCTAAAGGTTGGGTGTTGGTTTTTCGGGCTAAAAATAAAAAGACAGGATATTTTCAATATGTAACCTCCTCAGTAAACGTTGTAACACAATATACTCGTGGTTGGTACGTGGTGAAAGACGACGGAACTCAAACAGATGTGGATTTGTTTAAAAACCCTACGAACATTATTCCGGAAACGAAGGTGGAGAACGTGTTTAGTTTGGTAAATGGTAAAAAGCTAAATGGAAAGGCATCTCTTTTCAGTTTTCTTACAGCTTACAAATCAAGTGTTACCGGTGTGCTTGGAAATACACGGGCTCTATTTGTAGTGAGTGATAATGATGCAACAGTGGTTGATATCAACACCTTTAAAGAAATCAGAGGTTTTAATAGTTTGTTTTATGAGTCACCATCAAACAAAGCTCCCAACTTTGTTACTTTCGCTTCTCAGGCCAACTACTTTGTGAACGACGGGCAGGTTTACGCGATTTATACCATGAGTGCCAATACAGGACAATTTGGAGTGAGAAAGATGAGGGATAACTTAAATACTCCTTATAAAGTATCCAAGTACTTTATGACTTATGGTTTTAGCGATCCGATTTTCTTTGATGAAACCAGCAGCTCTTTTATATCTTCTGGAGCAACCGGTAATATGGTGAACGCTGTTTCAGATGCTGCTGCAACAAAGATGAAGGCGAATAATAACAATAAGAAGTTATTGTTCATGGGTAATAAAAACACTGCTCCTTTTTCGGGCTATGCAGTATTTCAGGATAAAACCGATCCGAATTTGAAGATCCTATCTTCGATTACGCCCGCTTTGCCTAATCTAACTATTATAAACGATACGCTAAAGGTTGCCGATAAGCTCTATAATGCCACCAACTATACGCTTTTACAAGGCGATGAAAATATGCTTTACTTTACCGTTGGCAATCAGGTATGGTCGCGCAATTTGTCGAACAAGTTTGAGCAGTTGCAATACACTGTGCCTGCAGGAGAAGAAATAACTTTTATCCGCCACCGAAAATATACCGGATCGGGTGCTGAAGCTCCATACTCATACAATTACGTAATGGTCGGGACGAAAATAGGGGCCAATTACAAAGTGCGCATGTTTACCAAAACATCCGGCAATCTATCGGCAAATCCGGTGTTTACCTTGGATGGAACAGGCTCGGTTGGTGATGTAATTTATATTTCACCGTCAATTAGTGAATCAACTTATACCAATACATTTTAA
- a CDS encoding TlpA disulfide reductase family protein, producing MKKLLRQAAFVACGWMITAQAFADEGIKTVVQGSVSGVAVKKIYLHKREQMVRVSLSDSVENGQFQLALNLKEPAFFMVGTGTRELPGFFVYLNPGDNLTMKVENGRFVMSGKGSEINQLLYDLDKNFPYISNSDVTGVYKSRVNAINQSTNEEVVRNKALLQGNAQGEYLNRVYGSLINEKVFGATDDVKVVNFTDLNIPLLPEIEVYENWRQTIQELMYSKMKAGQLKIRNMNTWVADFGGAIENQKLREDFMVASIEYAVLLGDFTSINAVIKEALPLIKNPKNVVKINALQPKIAAGLSRYKDVMPGTDMSAFTFHDVNGKQVALSDYKGKFIFIDIWNTGCHPCIAEIPYIKKMEHELQGKDIVFVSISCDTEADVWKKFLEKRNLLGTPQLLMGSGFKDPFFEKIQKSGIPRFVIIDKEGKMVDYNSCKRPSNPLLNIYLNELLNKS from the coding sequence ATGAAGAAATTATTAAGGCAAGCGGCCTTTGTCGCTTGTGGGTGGATGATTACTGCCCAAGCTTTTGCAGATGAAGGCATTAAAACTGTAGTTCAAGGCTCAGTATCCGGAGTTGCTGTAAAAAAGATATACCTGCATAAGCGTGAGCAAATGGTCCGTGTAAGTTTATCTGATAGTGTTGAAAATGGACAGTTTCAACTGGCTTTGAATTTGAAGGAACCTGCATTTTTTATGGTAGGTACTGGTACAAGGGAATTGCCGGGCTTCTTTGTATACCTGAATCCTGGTGATAACCTAACTATGAAGGTAGAAAATGGAAGGTTTGTGATGAGTGGTAAGGGCAGTGAGATTAATCAATTGTTGTATGATTTAGATAAAAACTTTCCGTATATCTCCAATAGTGATGTGACAGGAGTTTATAAGAGTCGTGTAAATGCCATTAATCAATCTACCAACGAAGAAGTTGTTCGTAACAAAGCATTATTGCAGGGTAATGCGCAAGGAGAATATCTGAATCGAGTTTATGGATCGTTAATCAACGAAAAGGTGTTTGGTGCAACGGATGATGTTAAAGTGGTGAATTTTACTGATTTGAACATCCCCTTATTGCCTGAAATTGAGGTTTATGAGAACTGGAGACAAACGATCCAGGAGCTCATGTACAGCAAAATGAAAGCAGGCCAGTTAAAGATTCGTAACATGAACACTTGGGTGGCCGATTTTGGTGGTGCTATTGAGAATCAAAAGTTAAGAGAGGATTTCATGGTGGCTTCTATTGAATATGCGGTTTTGTTGGGTGATTTCACTTCTATCAATGCGGTGATTAAAGAAGCGTTGCCGTTAATTAAGAACCCTAAGAATGTTGTTAAAATCAACGCTTTGCAACCAAAAATTGCAGCAGGCTTGAGTCGCTACAAAGATGTAATGCCGGGTACTGATATGAGTGCTTTCACTTTCCATGATGTGAATGGCAAACAGGTAGCCCTCAGCGATTACAAAGGAAAATTCATCTTCATCGATATCTGGAACACAGGCTGCCATCCTTGCATCGCTGAAATTCCTTACATAAAGAAAATGGAGCACGAACTGCAAGGCAAAGACATTGTTTTTGTTTCAATCTCTTGCGATACAGAGGCTGATGTATGGAAAAAATTTTTGGAGAAGCGTAATCTACTGGGAACTCCACAATTGTTAATGGGTAGCGGATTTAAGGATCCGTTTTTTGAGAAAATTCAAAAATCAGGTATTCCTCGCTTTGTCATCATTGATAAAGAAGGCAAAATGGTGGATTACAATAGCTGTAAGCGTCCTTCTAATCCATTGTTGAATATTTACTTAAATGAATTGCTAAACAAATCATAA